From a single Corynebacterium kroppenstedtii DSM 44385 genomic region:
- a CDS encoding DUF6802 family protein, protein MSDAFFLFDDDEMLVDWWGGHSTVGPPSASALCGLTDCETGPPGVSGLTLSLEGSFYDLGDARLDADGDGTSDSVTLSDDDGLTVYTDSDGDGMVDRVTTVRFDGGYASWAMSSGGELDEGRAAQEHNIGGTQGHNLERRTSARGPHNSSNEISYQVHSLGGAVTHLTSHSEKSHSTPGGDEDSSRDGTTRDHGLATGDKRSSRSKQCLDTWTRGRWECIERGSWD, encoded by the coding sequence ATGTCGGATGCATTTTTCTTATTTGACGACGACGAGATGTTGGTCGACTGGTGGGGTGGCCACTCGACGGTCGGGCCCCCGTCGGCGTCGGCGCTCTGTGGCTTGACGGACTGTGAAACGGGCCCACCGGGGGTATCGGGGCTGACGTTGTCGCTCGAGGGAAGCTTCTATGACCTGGGGGATGCCCGGCTTGATGCTGATGGCGACGGAACCAGTGACTCGGTGACGCTTTCTGACGATGATGGCTTGACGGTGTACACCGACTCCGATGGCGATGGCATGGTCGACCGGGTGACGACCGTCCGGTTTGATGGGGGATATGCCTCGTGGGCGATGAGTTCCGGCGGTGAGCTGGATGAGGGGCGTGCTGCTCAGGAGCACAATATTGGGGGTACTCAGGGACACAATCTTGAAAGAAGAACGTCGGCACGCGGGCCCCATAACTCCAGCAATGAAATTTCTTATCAAGTACATTCATTGGGTGGGGCTGTCACCCACCTCACTAGTCACAGTGAGAAGAGTCACAGCACTCCGGGTGGCGACGAGGATTCTTCACGTGACGGAACAACCCGCGATCATGGGTTAGCGACAGGTGACAAGCGATCATCCAGATCAAAGCAGTGTTTAGACACGTGGACTCGGGGCCGGTGGGAATGC